A section of the Clostridium sp. TW13 genome encodes:
- a CDS encoding putative DNA modification/repair radical SAM protein has translation METSEKLRILTGAAKYDVSCSSSGSNRASKKGDIGSTATSGICHSFTPDGRCISLLKILLTNCCIYDCSYCINRKSNDIERAAFTPEEVVNLTMNFYRRNYIEGLFLSSSIVKNPNFTMELLTTVVEKLRNEHNFRGYIHLKAIPGADEELIKKAGSLVDRMSVNIELPSSKSLKLLAPEKNKDDILKPMGDIKNNIMINQYERKKYRNSPIFVPGGQSTQLIVGATKESDLNILNLTENLYNKFALKRVYYSAYIPVNNGKNLPELKNPPTLREHRLYQGDWLLRVYGFKAKELLNENTPNFDINFDPKTTYALNNIDQFPVEINTAPYNTLLRIPGIGIRGARKIVSARRIGALDFFDLKKLGIVIKRAQYFITCKGKYYGAVAFDEMKIRRALTPKIDLNAVEEQVEQLSFFDNNLANINKLILPESSATNKLLLLSDKSTSITGEL, from the coding sequence ATGGAAACAAGTGAAAAGCTAAGAATTTTAACTGGGGCAGCTAAATATGATGTATCTTGTTCCTCTTCTGGTTCCAATAGAGCTTCAAAAAAAGGAGATATCGGCTCCACAGCAACAAGTGGTATCTGTCATAGTTTTACTCCCGATGGAAGATGTATCTCACTACTTAAGATACTGTTAACAAATTGCTGCATATATGATTGCTCTTACTGTATCAATAGAAAATCTAATGATATTGAAAGAGCTGCCTTTACGCCTGAAGAAGTTGTTAATTTAACTATGAACTTTTATAGACGTAACTATATAGAAGGGTTATTTTTAAGTTCTTCTATTGTTAAAAATCCTAATTTTACAATGGAACTTCTTACAACTGTTGTTGAAAAATTAAGAAATGAACATAACTTTAGAGGCTATATTCATCTAAAAGCCATCCCTGGTGCTGATGAAGAACTCATAAAAAAGGCTGGTTCACTTGTAGACAGAATGAGTGTAAATATAGAGTTACCCTCATCAAAATCGCTAAAATTATTAGCTCCAGAGAAAAATAAAGATGATATTTTAAAACCTATGGGTGACATTAAAAATAATATTATGATAAATCAATATGAACGTAAAAAATATAGAAATTCTCCTATATTTGTACCTGGTGGTCAAAGTACTCAACTTATTGTTGGTGCTACAAAAGAAAGTGATTTAAACATCCTAAACTTAACAGAAAACTTATATAATAAATTTGCTTTGAAAAGAGTTTATTATTCTGCTTACATTCCTGTTAATAATGGCAAAAATCTTCCTGAGCTAAAAAATCCCCCTACACTTAGGGAACATAGATTATATCAAGGAGATTGGCTATTACGAGTTTATGGATTTAAAGCTAAGGAATTATTAAATGAAAATACTCCTAACTTTGATATTAACTTTGATCCTAAGACTACCTATGCTTTAAATAATATTGATCAATTTCCCGTTGAGATCAATACAGCTCCATACAACACTCTTTTAAGAATTCCTGGCATAGGAATTCGTGGAGCAAGAAAAATAGTAAGTGCTCGTAGAATTGGTGCATTAGACTTCTTTGACCTAAAAAAATTAGGAATAGTTATTAAGAGAGCACAGTATTTCATCACTTGTAAAGGCAAATATTATGGAGCGGTAGCCTTTGATGAAATGAAAATTCGAAGAGCTCTTACTCCTAAAATTGACTTAAATGCAGTAGAAGAACAAGTTGAGCAATTATCATTTTTTGATAATAATCTTGCTAATATAAATAAATTAATTCTTCCTGAGAGTTCTGCAACTAATAAATTACTTTTACTAAGCGATAAATCCACCTCAATTACAGGCGAATTATAG
- a CDS encoding TIGR03915 family putative DNA repair protein encodes MKEFIYDSTFEGLLTAIFYAYGCKEDCKITRIKNYAPSFLYNPIDITTEYDKFDRVYKSITERLNNEVLENVYLLYLSDIPECDGLVLKYLKLCYKHGVNINLAKNNDIIILVDKYIKRVTGEAHLLTGFVRFKEVAPLSYYSSIEPVYNTLPLILDHFVRRFSDQNFIIHDLKREIAIIYNRDSAIISDFKKEDAKRFITLKDGEFEALWKTFYKAVNIKERENLRLRNRSMPRRYWHHMTELS; translated from the coding sequence TTGAAAGAATTTATATATGATAGTACTTTTGAAGGCTTACTTACTGCTATTTTTTATGCCTATGGTTGTAAGGAAGATTGTAAAATTACAAGAATTAAAAACTATGCCCCCTCTTTTCTTTATAACCCTATAGACATTACAACTGAATATGATAAATTTGATAGGGTTTATAAGAGCATTACAGAAAGACTTAACAATGAAGTTTTAGAAAATGTGTATCTATTATATCTTAGTGATATTCCAGAATGTGATGGTCTTGTACTGAAATATCTTAAGCTTTGCTATAAACATGGTGTAAACATAAATTTAGCTAAGAATAATGATATTATTATCTTAGTTGATAAATACATCAAAAGAGTTACTGGAGAAGCGCATCTGTTAACTGGATTTGTAAGATTCAAGGAAGTGGCTCCCTTAAGTTATTATTCTTCTATAGAGCCTGTGTATAATACTTTACCATTAATACTTGACCATTTTGTACGGAGATTTTCAGATCAAAATTTTATAATTCATGATTTAAAAAGAGAAATTGCAATTATCTATAATAGAGATTCAGCCATTATATCTGACTTCAAGAAAGAAGATGCAAAACGATTTATTACCTTAAAGGATGGAGAATTTGAAGCTCTTTGGAAAACCTTTTATAAGGCAGTTAATATTAAAGAACGTGAAAATCTTAGATTACGTAATCGTTCTATGCCTAGAAGATACTGGCATCATATGACCGAACTTAGTTAA
- a CDS encoding glycoside hydrolase family 52 protein: MENIFFNAHHSPIGAFSTFTLGYKGNSGGLGLELGGPANQNIYVGLESSDGGYFETLPFFVGSEDESKRYDLEKASSTEDNILIPFDSKKVQRDFRLGSDSFKAGDLTFTIYSPVCTVPDPETADIEELKKTIIPAVFVEITIDNIKHNKGRRAFFGYQGSDPYSNMRRLDDVTNSVGIGQGRLNSISTKDKGVSSAIGFSIEKILTERVLENWSFGLGGVGALIMDVLPGEKQTYKFAISFYRQGIVTTGVDATYYYSRYFKNIEEVSSYALDNFDELVQNCINSDDLLNKSNLSEEQKFMMIHSIRSYYGSTELLDLDGKAFWVVNEGEYRMMNTFDLTVDQVFFEMKMNPWTVKNELNMFAKRYSYLDTVSFPEDSKEYPGGISFSHDMGVSNAISRKGHSAYEMYGISGCFSHMTHEQLVNWVCTAAVYIQNTKDKKWLEDNLSILTECFKSMVNRDHPEAEKRTGIMKLDSSRVKGGAEITTYDSLDISLGQARNNLYLAGKCWAAYVALEKIFGENNLQNLSKEAGLQAERCAQTIVSHATEEGCIPAVFENNNASKIIPAIEGLVFPYFTDCKDALDENGRFGDYIKALKTHLDKILIKGVCLFEDCGWKLSSTSNNSWLSKIYLCEFVAREILGLEWGEEGKEADLAHVKWLLHPQGSYWCWSDQIISGEAIGSKYYPRGVTSILWLEE, translated from the coding sequence ATGGAAAATATTTTTTTTAATGCGCATCATTCACCTATAGGAGCATTTTCAACTTTTACTTTAGGTTATAAAGGAAATAGTGGTGGCTTAGGCTTAGAGTTAGGTGGCCCTGCTAATCAAAATATTTATGTTGGACTTGAAAGTTCAGATGGAGGCTATTTCGAGACACTACCATTTTTTGTTGGTTCAGAGGATGAATCAAAAAGATATGATTTAGAAAAAGCATCTTCAACTGAAGATAATATATTAATTCCATTTGATAGTAAAAAAGTTCAAAGAGATTTCAGATTAGGTAGTGATAGTTTTAAAGCTGGAGATTTAACTTTTACAATCTATTCACCAGTTTGTACAGTTCCAGACCCAGAGACAGCTGATATAGAAGAATTAAAAAAAACTATAATACCTGCTGTTTTTGTAGAAATTACAATAGACAATATAAAGCATAATAAAGGTAGAAGAGCTTTCTTTGGTTATCAAGGTAGTGATCCTTATAGTAATATGAGAAGACTAGATGATGTTACTAATAGTGTGGGTATTGGACAAGGTAGATTAAACTCAATATCTACAAAAGATAAGGGTGTAAGTTCAGCTATAGGCTTTAGTATTGAAAAAATATTGACAGAAAGAGTACTAGAAAATTGGAGCTTTGGGCTAGGTGGAGTAGGTGCATTAATTATGGATGTACTTCCAGGTGAAAAACAAACTTATAAATTTGCTATTAGTTTTTACAGGCAAGGTATAGTTACAACAGGGGTAGATGCCACTTATTATTACAGTCGATATTTTAAGAACATCGAAGAGGTATCTAGCTATGCTTTAGATAACTTTGATGAATTAGTTCAAAATTGTATAAACAGTGATGATTTACTCAACAAATCAAATCTATCAGAAGAACAAAAGTTTATGATGATTCATTCCATTAGAAGTTATTATGGAAGCACAGAATTACTAGATCTTGATGGAAAGGCTTTTTGGGTAGTAAATGAAGGTGAGTATAGAATGATGAACACATTTGATTTAACTGTGGATCAGGTATTCTTTGAAATGAAGATGAATCCTTGGACAGTGAAGAATGAACTTAATATGTTTGCAAAACGTTATTCTTATCTTGATACAGTAAGCTTTCCAGAAGATAGTAAAGAGTATCCAGGTGGAATAAGTTTTTCTCATGATATGGGGGTAAGCAATGCAATATCAAGAAAAGGGCATTCTGCCTATGAGATGTATGGAATCAGCGGCTGTTTTTCTCATATGACCCATGAGCAGCTTGTAAATTGGGTATGCACTGCTGCAGTATATATACAAAATACAAAGGATAAAAAATGGCTAGAAGATAATTTATCAATTTTAACTGAATGCTTTAAAAGTATGGTGAATCGAGATCATCCAGAAGCAGAAAAAAGAACTGGTATAATGAAGCTAGATTCAAGTAGAGTAAAGGGTGGGGCAGAGATAACTACCTATGACAGTTTAGATATATCCTTAGGTCAAGCTAGAAATAACTTATATTTAGCAGGCAAGTGTTGGGCCGCTTATGTTGCACTTGAAAAAATCTTTGGAGAAAATAATTTGCAGAATTTATCTAAGGAAGCCGGTCTTCAAGCAGAAAGATGTGCTCAGACAATTGTTAGTCATGCAACTGAAGAAGGATGCATTCCTGCAGTTTTTGAAAATAATAATGCTTCAAAAATTATTCCAGCTATAGAGGGACTAGTGTTCCCTTACTTTACAGATTGCAAAGACGCTCTTGATGAAAATGGCAGATTTGGTGACTATATAAAAGCATTAAAAACACATTTGGATAAAATTTTAATAAAGGGAGTGTGCTTATTTGAGGATTGTGGATGGAAGTTATCCTCAACCAGCAATAATTCTTGGCTTAGTAAGATTTATCTTTGTGAATTTGTAGCTAGAGAGATACTTGGATTAGAGTGGGGTGAAGAAGGGAAGGAAGCAGACTTGGCACATGTAAAATGGTTATTACATCCTCAAGGAAGTTATTGGTGCTGGAGCGATCAAATCATTTCTGGAGAAGCAATAGGTAGTAAATATTATCCTAGAGGAGTCACAAGTATTTTGTGGTTAGAGGAATAG
- a CDS encoding AraC family transcriptional regulator → MDFFYENRIDLLEDGMSIYENENFNFLAHWHTEVELVYVIEGEIYVGVNNNGCLLNAGDMVVCSSGDIHYYESVNFTSRILVLIFKPELVGLSANCSETLHFSSPFISKEDINTKGLSDIKNILYFIMEEKQKKVKYFDLLIKAKLIELCGLLLRYQDTYNLKRKPVSNLKSMQNILNYIENTYTNDISLEDVSKHFNINKYNLSRQINAVTGTNFKTYINSMKVMKAEDLILNTTKPLTEIALECGFNSIRTFNRVYKHLKGCVPSSVRRL, encoded by the coding sequence ATGGACTTTTTTTATGAAAATCGTATAGATTTATTGGAGGATGGAATGTCCATCTATGAAAATGAAAATTTTAATTTCTTGGCTCACTGGCATACTGAAGTTGAACTTGTTTATGTAATCGAGGGCGAGATTTATGTTGGAGTAAATAACAATGGATGTTTGCTTAATGCAGGTGACATGGTTGTATGTAGCAGTGGAGATATTCATTATTATGAAAGTGTCAACTTTACTTCAAGAATTCTTGTATTAATTTTCAAACCTGAACTTGTTGGTCTTTCTGCAAACTGTTCAGAAACATTACACTTTTCATCTCCCTTTATTTCAAAAGAAGATATAAATACTAAGGGATTATCAGATATTAAAAATATTCTATATTTTATAATGGAAGAAAAACAGAAGAAAGTTAAATATTTTGATTTACTAATCAAAGCAAAACTTATTGAATTATGTGGATTGTTATTGAGATATCAAGATACATATAATCTTAAAAGAAAACCAGTATCAAATTTAAAATCCATGCAGAATATTTTAAATTATATTGAAAATACCTATACAAATGATATTTCTTTAGAAGATGTGTCTAAACACTTTAATATAAACAAATATAACTTGAGCAGGCAAATAAATGCCGTAACTGGAACCAATTTTAAAACATATATAAATTCCATGAAAGTCATGAAAGCAGAAGACTTGATTCTAAATACTACAAAACCACTAACAGAAATTGCATTAGAATGCGGCTTTAATAGCATTCGTACCTTTAACAGAGTGTACAAACATCTTAAAGGCTGTGTTCCATCTAGCGTTAGGAGATTATAG
- a CDS encoding response regulator transcription factor, whose amino-acid sequence MKHILLLLYFLSYTSGIGAITLGAFYYIKNKSLSLKFIVLADLFFTLFLFFDNLNFYTDVFINGFLTWLQIIKITGLTISSIGIIYFFTLSAYIEIGIEFTKHKKVIYFTSAITFFTLCSGTAYTLYNLNLISRTATIHSCFFLPNIFTSIWIIYNIILIIANWSKINKIIKQFVIKIVILAGIITPLSLITNLIGYWHFTTIPIAYSPIEYFSFNLVALILARRHLKKTNSIEIESNITSTSSKYFEELCNSYHLTQREVEIVRLIRDGLSNQEIAENLYISANTARNHIYNIYRKVGTKNRYELINLFSNQNNNINN is encoded by the coding sequence ATGAAACATATACTATTATTATTGTATTTTTTATCTTATACATCAGGAATAGGTGCAATTACATTAGGAGCATTTTACTATATAAAAAATAAAAGTCTTTCCTTGAAATTTATAGTATTGGCTGATCTATTTTTCACACTGTTTTTATTTTTTGATAACTTGAACTTTTATACAGATGTTTTTATTAATGGTTTTCTAACTTGGTTACAAATAATCAAAATCACAGGATTAACAATATCAAGTATTGGCATAATCTACTTTTTTACTCTTTCAGCCTATATTGAAATAGGAATTGAATTTACAAAACATAAAAAAGTAATCTATTTTACATCTGCAATAACTTTTTTTACTTTATGCTCTGGTACTGCCTATACTTTATACAATTTAAACTTAATTTCAAGAACAGCAACTATACATTCATGCTTTTTTCTTCCAAATATATTTACATCAATTTGGATTATCTATAATATCATATTGATTATAGCTAACTGGAGTAAAATTAATAAAATAATTAAACAATTTGTTATTAAAATTGTAATATTAGCTGGTATCATTACTCCATTATCTTTAATTACAAACTTAATTGGATATTGGCATTTTACTACTATTCCAATTGCGTACTCACCTATAGAATATTTCTCATTTAATCTTGTAGCTCTTATTTTAGCTAGAAGACATTTGAAAAAAACAAATTCTATAGAAATAGAATCTAACATTACTTCTACTTCAAGTAAATATTTTGAAGAACTTTGTAATTCCTATCATCTCACTCAAAGAGAAGTAGAAATAGTAAGACTAATAAGAGATGGTCTTAGTAACCAAGAAATAGCAGAAAATTTATATATATCTGCTAATACAGCTAGAAATCATATTTATAATATTTATAGAAAAGTAGGTACTAAAAATAGATATGAATTAATAAACTTATTCTCTAACCAAAATAATAATATAAATAACTAG
- a CDS encoding acyltransferase family protein: MRKHYIDNIRTLGILLLFPFHTCRIFNSFETFYVVGKPNSICDTFILLTCEWFMPLLFTIAGISASIALSKRSTKQFIKERFFKLLIPFIFGVILTVPIQTFFAEKQHNGYAGSYLEQYTLFFTKITDLSGYKGGLTPAHLWFLLFLFIISLMALPLILGCNKFNINISDKQFSLYTILPLFIFNFILSVFEIGGQSFGKYLSFYLLGYFILSTNNAIKLLENKRLLLTTLGVLFSVIRIGIFNIIYYQNASFTVTFLSSAFNHLTTWVIILAILGLGKHYLDFTNNILNYFAKASFPIYFFHQTLLVAIGYYILNVVNNSLMQFSIIMLLTFIASVITYEIMRQFHITRFMFGIKK; this comes from the coding sequence TTGAGAAAACATTATATTGATAATATACGAACTTTAGGAATTTTATTATTATTTCCTTTTCATACTTGTCGTATATTTAATTCATTCGAAACATTTTATGTAGTTGGAAAACCAAATAGCATTTGCGATACTTTTATATTGCTTACTTGTGAATGGTTTATGCCACTATTATTTACAATTGCAGGCATTAGTGCCTCAATAGCATTATCCAAACGTTCAACAAAACAATTTATTAAGGAACGTTTCTTCAAACTCCTTATTCCATTCATATTTGGAGTTATCTTAACTGTTCCTATTCAAACATTTTTTGCTGAAAAACAACATAACGGTTATGCAGGAAGCTATCTTGAACAATATACTTTATTCTTTACAAAAATAACTGATTTAAGTGGCTATAAAGGTGGGCTTACTCCTGCACATTTATGGTTTCTATTGTTTTTATTTATTATTTCATTAATGGCATTACCATTAATATTGGGCTGCAACAAATTCAACATAAATATTAGTGACAAACAATTTAGTTTATACACAATACTACCACTATTCATATTCAACTTTATATTAAGTGTCTTTGAAATTGGAGGACAAAGTTTTGGTAAATATCTATCATTTTATCTATTAGGATATTTTATATTAAGTACTAATAATGCTATAAAACTCTTGGAAAATAAGCGGCTGCTTCTAACTACTTTAGGAGTCTTATTTTCTGTTATTCGTATTGGTATATTCAATATAATATACTATCAGAATGCTTCATTTACAGTTACTTTTTTATCTTCAGCCTTCAATCATCTAACAACTTGGGTTATTATATTAGCTATTTTGGGCTTAGGTAAACACTATTTAGATTTTACTAATAATATTCTAAACTACTTTGCTAAAGCTTCATTTCCTATTTACTTTTTCCATCAAACTTTATTAGTAGCAATTGGCTACTATATTCTAAATGTTGTTAATAATAGCTTAATGCAGTTTAGCATTATTATGCTTTTAACCTTTATAGCAAGCGTTATAACTTATGAAATTATGCGTCAATTCCATATCACAAGATTTATGTTTGGGATAAAAAAGTAA
- a CDS encoding tetratricopeptide repeat protein: MNFEDDNKIKKAEEIETSETFLNHYNWENIKQESRYINDLEEVKTEALGFQEEVEEFISKVQVIYNDFFSRINIGNWRGLLKSEAVWSMGDRQLLNSIMLEFLMTNHYLPQEVWKLLEDNFNWNEQKQYLYECYPKEFVDYLFKQINNNNGLRYCFLNEKLGCDYEKFLQYREAAFEALENNDFEYASKCIDNAYDIYENDPDLLLMRGKYYLHMGDVEKSLYIFENILQLDQEDIYAHFYRSKILYDKGQIHIALNDCKFLEEHNYNSSEFLLLYAKCCFKSNDFNKAKKLLTQISATDPITKAEVYTLIRKINLQFANELREKLRYDKRNKTIKSELDKLYRELGMLDSNQVRKKILFKLLGRVCICLFILVSQAIIVYAAAESAGFKNFTFFRSIQQFIMFNDEDHLIKNSADINNLPVDVSAVHGKVTNAAFLDMYRIPKKNKNNQVSFSYFSSKKAHAKGVFDKMNGYVCIGSIGDKKVIMIVDYDEAEKIYETKTLDFKGVLHKMPEDDLLTDVIKGKELYKYRKSIVTDKYIDTKVSIPGIRKMVMIMMMVMLLTQVLIIIQGLISSYLLIKNNRKGLSK; encoded by the coding sequence ATGAATTTTGAGGATGATAATAAAATAAAAAAGGCTGAGGAAATTGAAACCAGTGAAACTTTTCTAAATCATTATAATTGGGAAAACATTAAACAAGAATCTAGATACATTAATGATTTAGAGGAAGTTAAAACAGAAGCACTTGGTTTTCAAGAAGAGGTAGAAGAGTTTATTAGTAAGGTTCAAGTTATATATAATGATTTTTTCTCACGAATTAATATAGGAAATTGGAGAGGTCTTTTAAAATCAGAAGCCGTTTGGTCTATGGGAGATAGACAACTTCTTAATAGCATAATGTTAGAGTTTTTAATGACCAACCACTATCTACCTCAGGAGGTATGGAAACTTCTTGAGGATAACTTTAATTGGAATGAGCAAAAACAATATCTTTATGAATGTTATCCTAAAGAATTTGTGGATTATCTTTTTAAGCAAATAAATAATAACAATGGTCTTAGATATTGTTTTCTTAATGAGAAGTTAGGATGCGATTATGAAAAGTTTTTACAGTATAGAGAAGCTGCATTTGAGGCACTTGAGAATAATGATTTTGAGTATGCAAGTAAATGTATAGATAATGCATACGACATATATGAGAATGATCCGGATTTGCTTCTTATGAGAGGAAAATATTATCTGCATATGGGTGATGTGGAAAAATCCCTTTATATTTTTGAGAACATATTGCAACTGGACCAGGAAGATATATATGCTCATTTTTATAGGTCCAAGATATTATATGATAAAGGACAAATACATATTGCATTAAATGATTGTAAGTTTCTTGAAGAACATAATTATAATAGTTCAGAATTTTTGCTTCTTTATGCAAAATGTTGTTTTAAGTCTAATGATTTTAATAAAGCGAAAAAACTACTTACGCAGATTTCAGCTACAGATCCTATTACAAAAGCGGAAGTATATACTTTGATCAGAAAGATTAATTTGCAATTTGCAAATGAACTTAGAGAAAAGCTAAGGTATGATAAAAGAAATAAAACAATAAAATCAGAATTAGACAAGCTGTATAGGGAACTTGGGATGCTTGATAGTAATCAGGTTAGAAAAAAAATACTATTTAAGCTTTTAGGAAGAGTTTGCATTTGTTTGTTTATTTTGGTCTCTCAAGCCATAATTGTATATGCAGCTGCAGAAAGTGCAGGCTTTAAGAATTTTACTTTTTTTAGGAGTATCCAGCAATTCATAATGTTTAATGATGAAGATCATCTTATAAAAAATTCAGCAGATATTAATAATCTACCTGTAGATGTAAGCGCAGTGCATGGAAAAGTTACTAATGCTGCATTTTTGGACATGTATCGTATTCCAAAAAAGAACAAGAATAATCAAGTTTCTTTTTCATATTTTTCTTCAAAAAAAGCCCATGCCAAAGGGGTATTTGATAAGATGAACGGATATGTATGTATTGGGTCTATTGGAGATAAAAAAGTTATCATGATAGTAGATTATGATGAAGCTGAGAAAATATATGAAACCAAAACACTTGATTTTAAGGGAGTTCTTCATAAAATGCCAGAGGATGATTTATTAACTGATGTGATTAAAGGAAAAGAACTTTATAAATATAGAAAAAGCATTGTTACTGATAAATATATAGATACAAAAGTAAGCATACCAGGTATTAGGAAAATGGTAATGATTATGATGATGGTAATGTTATTGACTCAAGTATTGATTATTATTCAAGGGCTAATCTCATCATACTTATTAATAAAAAACAACAGAAAAGGATTGAGTAAGTAA